One genomic segment of Cottoperca gobio chromosome 21, fCotGob3.1, whole genome shotgun sequence includes these proteins:
- the slc10a2 gene encoding ileal sodium/bile acid cotransporter, producing MSILKAVAVPTGCNPLATVCSGTNCLVPPSNFNDILSLVLSIVLTVMLAMVMFSMGCTVDSKKLWGHIRRPWGIFIGFLCQFGIMPFTAFALSLAFGVLPVQAIVIIIMGCCPGGSGSNIICYWLDGDMDLSISMTACSSILALGMMPLCLLIYTSTWTSENTIEIPYDSIGITLVALLIPIAVGMYVKRRWPHVAKKILKVGSFAGFALILIIAVVGGILYQSSWDIDPSLWIIGTIYPFIGFGLGFLLARVAGQPWNRCRTIALETGFQNSQLCSTIVQLSFTPAELEIMFAFPLIYSIFQLVVAVISVGGYQTYKRFCGRGSVDADSEAPTLENADDESAKKNGHAVENSAFEFDDNGIIEEKGKDVKKVTQL from the exons ATGTCCATACTAAAGGCAGTTGCGGTGCCCACTGGCTGCAACCCTCTTGCCACAGTGTGTTCAGGCACAAACTGCCTTGTTCCTCCCAGTAACTTCAATGACATACTGAGCCTGGTGCTGAGCATAGTGCTCACAGTAATGCTTGCTATGGTCATGTTCTCCATGGGCTGCACGGTGGATTCCAAAAAGCTGTGGGGCCACATCAGAAGACCCTGGGGCATCTTCATTGGCTTCCTCTGCCAGTTTGGCATCATGCCTTTCACAGCCTTCGCCTTATCATTGGCCTTCGGTGTGCTGCCTGTGCAGGCtattgtcatcatcatcatgggcTGCTGTCCTGGTGGCTCCGGCTCCAACATTATCTGCTACTGGCTGGATGGAGACATGGACCTGAG TATCAGTATGACAGCCTGCTCCTCTATCCTGGCCTTGGGGATGATGCCTCTCTGTTTGCTCATTTACACCTCCACCTGGACTTCTGAAAACACCATCGAGATCCCATATGACAGTATTG GTATTACTCTAGTTGCCCTTCTTATTCCAATTGCTGTGGGAATGTATGTTAAACGCAGATGGCCCCACGTGGCAAAAAAGATCCTTAAG GTAGGGTCCTTTGCAGGCTTTGCTCTCATTCTCATCATAGCAGTGGTTGGAGGAATTCTCTACCAGTCCTCCTGGGACATTGATCCCTCATTATGGATTATTGGAACTATCTACCCCTTCATTGGTTTCGGCCTGGGGTTCTTGTTGGCCCGCGTTGCAGGTCAACCCTGGAACAG ATGTCGAACCATCGCGTTGGAGACGGGTTTCCAGAATTCCCAGCTGTGCAGCACCATTGTCCAGCTGTCCTTCACCCCTGCTGAGTTGGAGATCATGTTTGCATTCCCCCTCATCTACAGCATCTTCCAGCTCGTGGTAGCAGTTATATCTGTGGGAG GCTACCAGACATATAAAAGGTTTTGTGGCCGTGGCTCAGTGGATGCGGACAGTGAGGCGCCAACCCTGGAAAATGCTGATGATGAATCAGCAAAAAAGAATGGACATGCTGTGGAAAATAGTGCCTTTGAGTTTGATGACAATGGCATCATAGAAGAGAAGGGTAAGGACGTCAAAAAGGTCACCCAGCTGTGA
- the gtpbp8 gene encoding GTP-binding protein 8, with the protein MFCLHLSRWLQPGTQVCCVPRRSVHKLASVQKAKLLSPKKVQSLLYPFSELEAYLDRSVDRTQFQHFHPSLEDIVKAEKLFYSSPSHKIDYYTSAERMDHVPSLNPPEVCFIGRSNVGKSSLIKALFSLTPELEVRVSKTPGHTKKMNFFRVGRAFTVVDMPGYGHRAPKDFVDMVEPYLYTRKNLVRMFLLVDGSVGLQDADLIALEMCEEIRRPYVIVVTKIDKCGYGTLLTNLMNLQDVVKTHTTSCFPQPFLVSSLHFWGIYLLRCFITHVTGSISLTDTTQC; encoded by the exons ATGTTTTGTCTCCATCTGTCCAGGTGGCTTCAGCCTGGGACACAGGTTTGCTGTGTCCCCCGGCGGAGTGTTCATAAACTCGCTTCGGTCCAGAAAGCCAAACTGCTTTCCCCAAAGAAAGTCCAAAGCTTACTTTACCCCTTTAGTGAGCTGGAGGCCTATCTGGACAG GTCTGTGGACAGGACACAGTTCCAGCACTTTCATCCCAGTTTGGAGGACATTGTTAAAGCTGAAAAGCTCTTCTACTCTTCGCCATCTCATAAGATTGATTACTACACTTCTGCAGAGAGGATGGACCATGTGCCTTCACTGAACCCACCAGAG GTGTGTTTCATCGGCAGAAGCAACGTGGGCAAATCTTCTCTCATCAAAGCTCTGTTCTCCCTGACTCCTGAGCTAGAAGTCCGAGTCTCCAAAACTCCC GGTCACACAAAGAAGATGAACTTCTTCCGAGTCGGCAGAGCTTTCACCGTGGTCGACATGCCAGGCTATGGACACAGAGCGCCCAAAGACTTTGTGGATATGGTGGAGCCGTACCTCTACACAAGGAAGAA CCTGGTGAGGATGTTCCTGTTGGTCGATGGCAGTGTTGGTCTTCAGGATGCTGACCTGATCGCCCTGGAGATGTGTGAGGAGATCAGACGTCCATACGTG ATAGTGGTGACTAAGATTGACAAATGTGGGTACGGAACGCTGCTGACAAACTTAATGAATCTTCAGGATGTGGTTAAAACGCATACCACAAGCTGCTTCCCCCAGCCCTTCCTAGTGAG CTCCCTCCACTTTTGGGGGATCTACCTCCTGAGATGCTTCATCACTCATGTAACGGGGAGCATCAGTTTAACAGACACCACTCAATGCTGA